In Solanum pennellii chromosome 7, SPENNV200, the following are encoded in one genomic region:
- the LOC107024633 gene encoding protein STRICTOSIDINE SYNTHASE-LIKE 10-like isoform X1, with the protein MNDSNILLLFIATVAFFASVNLAFDDWENALKSQNVLSKSEIIQLNGAIGPESVAFDPNGEGPYIGVADGRILKFQGSYWADFAVTSSQRESCTLPFAPEMEHICGRPLGLRFDTKTGELYIADAYFGLQVVGPKGGLATPLVQKFEGKPLVFTNDVDIDDHDDVIYFTDTSTRYQRRQFVDSLLSRDATGRLMKYTKSTKKTEILIRGLAFANGVSLSKDRSFVLVAETSNFRILRYWLKGPLEGTHDTFAELPGFPDNIRMNSKGEFWVAIQAIRSQSSFSNSEMRNELLKLRFIAQKFNDLLSVGLLHATAIKLSEDGRVLEVLEDVEGKTLRSISEVHEIDDKLLFGSVIMPFLGVYEL; encoded by the coding sequence ATGAATGATTCAAATATACTATTGTTGTTCATTGCTACTGTAGCGTTCTTTGCCTCAGTTAATTTAGCCTTTGATGATTGGGAAAATGCGTTGAAATCCCAAAATGTACTCTCAAAATCCGAAATCATCCAACTTAATGGAGCAATTGGACCAGAGAGTGTTGCTTTCGATCCAAATGGCGAAGGCCCATACATAGGCGTAGCCGATGGACGAATACTCAAGTTTCAAGGATCATATTGGGCTGATTTTGCAGTCACTTCTTCTCAAAGAGAGAGTTGTACACTGCCTTTTGCACCAGAAATGGAGCATATATGTGGGAGGCCATTAGGTTTACGATTCGATACAAAAACAGGGGAACTCTACATTGCTGATGCCTATTTCGGGCTCCAAGTTGTTGGACCGAAAGGAGGATTAGCTACACCATTAGTCCAAAAATTCGAAGGTAAGCCTCTCGTCTTCACAAACGACGTTGATATTGATGATCATGACGATGTGATTTACTTCACAGATACCAGCACAAGGTACCAACGCAGACAATTTGTCGATTCTCTTTTAAGCAGAGACGCGACTGGCAGGCTAATGAAATATACTAAATCAAccaaaaaaactgaaatactaATAAGAGGCCTAGCTTTTGCGAATGGTGTATCTTTGAGTAAAGACCGATCATTCGTACTAGTAGCTGAAACTtctaattttagaattttaaggTACTGGCTTAAAGGCCCCCTTGAGGGAACACATGATACATTTGCTGAGTTGCCAGGGTTTCCGGACAACATTAGAATGAACTCGAAAGGGGAATTTTGGGTAGCTATACAAGCAATAAGATCACAATCGAGTTTTTCAAATTCGGAAATGAGAAATGAATTGTTGAAGCTCCGATTCATCGCGCAAAAATTTAACGATTTGCTAAGTGTTGGGCTGCTGCACGCTACAGCAATCAAGCTAAGCGAGGACGGGCGAGTTTTGGAGGTTCTAGAAGATGTTGAAGGCAAGACGTTGAGGTCTATTAGTGAAGTTCATGAGATAGATGACAAGTTGTTGTTTGGTTCTGTTATAATGCCTTTTTTGGGAGTTTATGAATTATAA
- the LOC107024633 gene encoding protein STRICTOSIDINE SYNTHASE-LIKE 10-like isoform X2, whose protein sequence is MNDSNILLLFIATVAFFASVNLAFDDWENALKSQNVLSKSEIIQLNGAIGPESVAFDPNGEGPYIGVADGRILKFQGSYWADFAVTSSQRESCTLPFAPEMEHICGRPLGLRFDTKTGELYIADAYFGLQVVGPKGGLATPLVQKFEDTSTRYQRRQFVDSLLSRDATGRLMKYTKSTKKTEILIRGLAFANGVSLSKDRSFVLVAETSNFRILRYWLKGPLEGTHDTFAELPGFPDNIRMNSKGEFWVAIQAIRSQSSFSNSEMRNELLKLRFIAQKFNDLLSVGLLHATAIKLSEDGRVLEVLEDVEGKTLRSISEVHEIDDKLLFGSVIMPFLGVYEL, encoded by the exons ATGAATGATTCAAATATACTATTGTTGTTCATTGCTACTGTAGCGTTCTTTGCCTCAGTTAATTTAGCCTTTGATGATTGGGAAAATGCGTTGAAATCCCAAAATGTACTCTCAAAATCCGAAATCATCCAACTTAATGGAGCAATTGGACCAGAGAGTGTTGCTTTCGATCCAAATGGCGAAGGCCCATACATAGGCGTAGCCGATGGACGAATACTCAAGTTTCAAGGATCATATTGGGCTGATTTTGCAGTCACTTCTTCTCAAAGAGAGAGTTGTACACTGCCTTTTGCACCAGAAATGGAGCATATATGTGGGAGGCCATTAGGTTTACGATTCGATACAAAAACAGGGGAACTCTACATTGCTGATGCCTATTTCGGGCTCCAAGTTGTTGGACCGAAAGGAGGATTAGCTACACCATTAGTCCAAAAATTCGAAG ATACCAGCACAAGGTACCAACGCAGACAATTTGTCGATTCTCTTTTAAGCAGAGACGCGACTGGCAGGCTAATGAAATATACTAAATCAAccaaaaaaactgaaatactaATAAGAGGCCTAGCTTTTGCGAATGGTGTATCTTTGAGTAAAGACCGATCATTCGTACTAGTAGCTGAAACTtctaattttagaattttaaggTACTGGCTTAAAGGCCCCCTTGAGGGAACACATGATACATTTGCTGAGTTGCCAGGGTTTCCGGACAACATTAGAATGAACTCGAAAGGGGAATTTTGGGTAGCTATACAAGCAATAAGATCACAATCGAGTTTTTCAAATTCGGAAATGAGAAATGAATTGTTGAAGCTCCGATTCATCGCGCAAAAATTTAACGATTTGCTAAGTGTTGGGCTGCTGCACGCTACAGCAATCAAGCTAAGCGAGGACGGGCGAGTTTTGGAGGTTCTAGAAGATGTTGAAGGCAAGACGTTGAGGTCTATTAGTGAAGTTCATGAGATAGATGACAAGTTGTTGTTTGGTTCTGTTATAATGCCTTTTTTGGGAGTTTATGAATTATAA